ATAATATGATTAAAATTGGTCGTTTGGGGGAAGAAATAGTAAGTCAGTGGTTGGAAGGAAGGGGCTGCAGGATACTATATAGGAATTGGCATTGTATATGGGGGGAAATAGACTTAATAGGATGGGAGGAGTTTTCTAACACTCTGGTATTTGTGGAAGTGAAAACCAGAAAGACAAGAAAAAACTGCGAAAATTGGAATAACAGTGGTATTCTCGCCGTAAACCAACAGAAGGAAAAAAAACTAAGACTGGTTGCGGATAAGTTTCTTTTTGAGAATCCCTCCTTTGCGGAGAAAAACTGTCGTTTCGATGTAGTTATAGTCGAATATGAACCGGCTTCTAGCAGTAGCAATTGGCAAAAAGAAGCGGGAGTTTTTTATTATCAGGGGTGTGAGTTTAAAATCGTCGACTATATTGCCAATGCTTTGTAAGAGGGGGATATTTCTTGTAGGACAATGCCATGTTATATTATCAAATTTGATTGGCACTTATTTATACTACCCTATGAAGTCTGTATCCTCCCCCACCAAAATTATTGTTTCCGTAGTCGCAGTTGTTTTGCTAGTTATAATAGGCATTGTGAGTTTAGGTTTTCTCCCCGTCTCCATTTCCTCCCCGGCGGAGGTAAAAAAGAATCCGGAGGGAGTGGCATTCATCTCAAAACAATCCCCCCTAGTGGTGTCCTTATTGGGAAATCCGGAAAAGGGGTTGGGAAGCTTGTTGGCTATTCTAGCAAATAATAAGGGACAAGAGAAAATAAAGTCGGCCCTGAATGAATTACGCAACAATTTCCTGAGGCAGACGGGGGTGGAATCTTTGGGAGAGATTAAATCCTGGTTGGGAGATGAAGTAACCTTTGCCGTTACCAGTCTAGACTGGGATAACAATGAGGATAATGGGATTGAGGCAGGTTATTTACTGGTTGTAAAAAATAAATCCCCGCAGTTGGCAAGGGAATTTTTACAGAATTACTATAGTCAAGAGGCAGTAAGTGAGGAGACAGAATTGGCAGTAGAGGATTATCTAGGAGTGAAGATTGTTTATAAGTATCCCACCTCTCCCCATTCCCCCACCAAGCCGGTAGCGGCTGCTGTAGTTGCTGATTTTGTTGTTTTTGCCAATCATTTATCTGTTTTAAAAGAGGCTTTGAATAATCTGCAAGCAGTAGAGTTGAGTCTAGCACAAGACAGTGATTATCAAAAATCCATTGCCTCCCTGCCGGCGAAAAAGATAGGAATTGTTTACGGAAATCTTCCTTCTACCCTTGCCTGGATTAATAAAAAAGCAAAGGTGACTGATGCTAACATACATCAGAATTTGACTCTATCACTGGTAGCTAATGCCAAGGGGATAATTAGCCACATAGCCTTGTCAGGATTATCCCCTTCTGTCAACAAATCCCCACATTTTACAAGCCTACCTGCCACCCTAAGTTATATTCCTGAAGACAGTATAGCCCTTGTAAGTGGTGGAAACCTAAAACAACTTTGGCAAGACATACAAGATAGTAAACACCCATCAGCAGGGATATTGAAACAAGCTATATATCTGTTGGAATCAGGGATAGGGGTAAACTGTAGGCAGGAGATTTTCCCCTACATCAATGGCGAGTATAGTATCTCCCTTAGAGAAAACAGGGAAACTCAATCTTTGGATTGGTTGCTGGTGAAGGAAAAAGGGGATATTCTGCTAACCTCCCACCTAGACGAGATTGCCAGGAAACAGCAATGGAATATAAGTCAATTACCCTTTCATGACAAAAGTATCACTGTTTGGACAAAAGTAACAACTGCTTCGGGTAATAAAAACGCCTCTCTAACAACACAAGTAAAAGGAATACATCTAGAAACTGAAGCCTATGAGATTATTACCAATACTGTCAACTACCTTGAGGAAATCTTCCCCCAGCCTAAGGAAAGTATTGTTGACTCAACTGCCTTCCGGGAGAATATAAGCTGGCTGCCGAAGGAGAATAACGGTTATCTTTATCTCCAGTGGCAGAGAATATCTCCCTATATAACTAGTCGTTTTCCCCTCATTGGGATTATAGAGTTAACATTTAAACCCCTCTTTGACAACCTCCAGTCTATCACTATTACTAGTGAGGGCATAAAAGACGGTATTTTTTACAGCAGTGTCTTCTTACGCTTTTCCCCGTGAATGGGAAAAAGGGGGATGGTAGGCAGTGGTATCTTTTTCCTTCTTGCCTGGCGGGGGAGGGATTTTATACCAATGATAATCATTGTTATACTATCTCTGCCTGAGGGGAAGTAGCCAGTCTACGTCTACATAGAAACAACAAAACCCCCCTGTGGTGAGGGCAATCATCATCCTGCCTTCAGCAAGGTTATATTGTCAAGGGTTATCTCATAATAGGGAATGACAGTTATTATTTTAAATCCAAGGGGCAATTGAAGAATAATTACGGGAAAATATGAAAAAAACAATAGTAAAAAACCACAGGCTACTATGGCAAGCAAAGTAAGGAAAGGGAATAGGAGGCTTAAGGATAGAAGAAGAAAGTGGTTTGGATACGGGGGAGGGAGAAGGCTAGGGGGGTGACTCAATGTAGACGAATGATAATTATTCTCTTGTATTCACGGTGGTTGGGAAAAGAGTAACTAGTGTGGAGATGAGGAGTAATCATTCCCTCTGGGGAGTAGTAACCGGTTGAATAGCAATAGCAATTTCTCTCTCATCTTCAAGGATTATCCAGATATGCTAAAAGGAGGTAGCAGGAAAAAAAGCCTGCAAATAGCAATTGTCTGTTGTGGCGGAGAGGAAGGCCACTAGCAGAGACACAAGTAATAATCTCCCTGTGGGATTGCCTGGAAATGGAAAACAACTGATTGCTTACCGACGACAATTAATGACAATCACTACCAGACAGTAGAAAACAATAATCCATTTTTAGGGGTTATTTAGTGATGGAAAGTCGGCGACTGCAGAGGTGATAACCATTATTCCATTTAGGGGGGAAGGGAAAATGACTGATGTAAGGCGAAAAAGAGGGGAAATAGTAGTCAGGAGAAGATAACTAATCTTCTTTTGTGGAAAATAGTAACCGGTTAAATGGCAACAACGATTACCCTCCCTTAGGGATTATCCAGACATAACAAAGGAGATAGTCAACAAAGCCAACAACCATTATTTTTCGTTGTCGAGATAACTACTAACCAGTATGCCTTCATGGGGAAAAGGGTAACCAGTGGAAAACAATTACTTCCCAAAAATTCTCCGGCAATGGGAAGTAACTAACTGCACATTTAACCACTTGGAAATTTAAAGTGGGGAGGTGGAAATAATAATGCTTTTCTGGGGATTATTGACTCGGGAAAAGTAGCCAGTCACACGTGAATAATAATCAAAATCTTAAATTCTGAAACAGAGAGATAAGCTAGTTTCTTGCCTCCTTGGGGTGACTAAGGGATAATGGGGAAATTAACCTCTGGCAGACGAATGATAATAATTCTCCTGCGGTTGGGAGTAAGTGTATATTTCCATAACAATTCTCTACCGGCAAGAGGTGGTAGCCACCGGCAACGGGAGAAAGAGAATCATTTTTTCACATAGAGTTAGTGGGGGTGGAACTTAGGGGGTAGGATGTAGGGAGATGGGATTTAGGGTAAGGGAGTAGGGTGTAGGCAGTGGGATATAAATAGAAGGTAGGATTTGGGGGTAGGATTTGGGGTTGGGGTATAGGGTGTATAATAAGAATACGTAGGTGTTGCTGGATTCTGGGGACACTGAGTTATACAAAAATACATATTGAAAGATTATTGAGAATTTATTGGAATATATGGCAAGAAAATCTAACAATAATGGAAATACATACACTGGTGAGAGGGCAAATATAAAACATAACAGGAAGTGAGTAAAGGGGAGTTTTATAACAAGACTGCTATTGAATCACCAGCAGACAAAAAAATTTTCTCTCCCCTACTTGTGGGCAATTATTAGAAACCATTAGACTAGAAACCATTAGATTGGAAGGCTGACATGGGATCATCCAAGAAAAGCCCCAGCATACACTAGTTTTTGCCCACCAGGAGGAAACCAAATGTTGTTTTCTTCCCCCAACCAATAGTGGCTGTTGACTGAGGTGGAGACGTCAACTATTATTTCCTCCTTCCCGGCTACTAATAGAAACTGGCAGACATAGAATACACCAACTATCTATTGTCTCCCCTTGGACAGCTGTTGGGCTTCTACTTGAAATGTTTCACCAGTGGAGGCTGACATAGAAGACAGTAACTTTTATTTCCTGGAGGCAACCGCAGACACTGACTTTTGCCAACCTCTTCAGCTACTATCGTTTCCTTCAATTCTATGCCTCTAGTAGATATTGGATAGTCTTAATACAAGATTATTACACAACTAGATTTTGATTTTGATTTTTACTCCCTCCAGCCATCAGTTATTAGATCAGTTATTGGACATTAGCCAAGGCAGAATATGACAACTAGATATTATTTCTTTTCCCGGTTACTAAAAGATACCAACATTAGATGTTGATTTCTACTGTTATCTTCCTCCTGGCTACCAGTAGACAGGGGTTGACGGGGAATAACTCACTTTCCTTGTCACCACCGGCATCAATAAACCTCCCCCCGCCTACTAACTACCAAAAGACATTAACCATTATTTTCCCCCACCACCTACTCACTGGCTATGCCACCAGGTCAGTCTTGTCTTTCCCCTTCATTTTCATTTTTTCATCCGCCAGTTGCCGGGTTTTTGAATCAGTATTTCACTGTCAATAGCCAATATCCAACCGCCCCACTAAAACTTTCTACCAAAACCTTCTAGTAGTCGCCAACACCCTAGGCTAAAAAATATACTCGTAAGTCAGTTCCACAAAACAGCAAAAAAATGCCAAATTTTCTGTATAAGCCATTAAAAGCCCCCGAAAATCACCCACAATCCTGTACAATCCCGTTAATTTAATTCTCCGATGGTATTTTCAGTCACTCCCTTTTTTTCTTCAATTTGTCTTGTCTCGTCAAACAAATAGCCTGTTTCCCTTCCTTTCCCTTTTATTGTCCCACGGAAAATTCCTATTTCTTTCTATTGCCTATGTTATTTTTTTCTTTTCCCCTTGACAAAACCTGCCCATACAACAGGCGGGTTGCGGGGGTGTGTCGGGGTTTGCGCCTGCCATCTTAATGAAAAAAAATTACTAACAAAAACCCTGGGGAATGCAGTGGGTAAGCTGAGGACAAGGGCAATTTTATTCGGAACTAATATCATCTAGAGCCGGAGAACAGGGGACAAGAGGGGGCAAGAAGGTGAAAAGGGGAAGGGAAACTAGTCAACCACCTCCAGTTGGTCAATTCGGAACCATGTGCTGGGGGTAGGAGTATAAAATTTAACAAGGGCATACTCGTCATTCAAATCAAGGACTTCACCCTTACTTTCAAATATATAGGAGGGGAAACGAGGATCACTAGCCTTAGCTTCCAAACTCCCCTCATATCTCTCTCTAATTACCTTTACCAGACTTCCTTTTTTTATTTTTGCAGCCATACCCTAACATTCTCACTACTGTCTACAACCACTATCATACCCCATGGGCGCACCACCAGCGGGAATAAAACAAACGGCACGCCCCTTTACAAGTTGGTGACGGACAGGGTGTGGGTTTAGAGTCTCAATACCCCCGAGGGAAAATCTCATGGGCCCTTTGAGAAACCTTCTTACTATTTTGCCCCCTCACCGCCCTTGTCGTGGATGTCAGGTGCAAACCGACTGCACCCCCCACCTCGCCCACTGGCTCTAACCTCCCCGACGCCTTGAAAATCATAAAGAAAGCCGTACTCCCCGAGCAGGATTCGAACCTGCGACCAATCGGTTAACAGCCGACCGCTCTACCGCTGAGCTATCGAGGAATGTTTCGCACGTTAACCAATTATAGCAGAGGACAAAAAAAAAAGCAAGGTGGAGGCAGGGGATGTTTTGGGGGAGCATACTGGCATAGACTTGTAATGGCCTCTGGGTAATAGTCTCTAGAAAGAGGTGTTTTTCCCTTGGGCGTCTACAAACCTGAAGACTTTGAAAGACTCCTCCTCTACCTCTGCCTCCTTTTCTAGATTAACACTAGTAGGCTTGTCGGTTTCTAAATCGGCGGGATGGCCAGGTGGGATAGGGTTTAGGGGAAGTTTTGGCGAAGCGTGGGAAGTTAATGTGGGTTGGAAGATTTTAGTTAACTCTTTTTGCAGGAATTTCAGCAATTCTGGCTCAAATTCGACACTTTTCCGGATTTCTCTGGCGTTAGCTAGGAATTCATCTACCTTCTCCCTTAAGGAGGAGATATGTTTCTTTTTCTCCAAAAGTTCCTGCTGTTTGGCCTGTAATTGTTGAATTTGGGTTGTCAAATCCTGCTCTAGTTTATCAAAAATATTAGGAGATGTCATAGGTTTATTACAGCTATTGGCTGAGTAGGCAATACCCGGGCAATCATACCAGGGTTTTAAGTTCAAATGCCAATTATATCTTTCTTGCGGGATAACAGAGGAAACATGAAACCATATCAAAAGATTATCATTAGAGAGTGTTATGAGCCCTTAGTGGCTATCCCAGCTACGGAGTTTGTGTTGGAGGTGCCACCGGCTTATGTTAAATTGGGAGCGGACTATGGCAGTAAGTCTCCATACTATTTGCGTAAGGGAGTGTTAGAAAGACTTTTACAGGCTAACAGGCATTTGCAGGAAATCAAACCCGGCTGGCGAATAAAAGTATTCGATGCCTATCGTCCGCTATCTGTGCAAAAATTCATGGTGGAATATGTTTTTAAGTCTCTTTGTCGGGAAAAAGGACTAAACCCTGATTCCCTAGACGAGGGGACAAGGAGAGCGCTCTATGAACAAGTATATCAGATATGGGCTGTCCCTAGCGACAACCCCCTAACACCACCACCCCATAGCACAGGCGCAGCTGTTGATATTACACTGGTTGATGAGAAAGGGGAGTTGGTAGCGATGGGAGGAGAAATAGACGATTTGTCACCCGTATCCCATCCCGACTATTATGCCAATGCCACTGAGGCTCCTGCCACGGGCTATCACCGAAACCGACAAATTCTCTGGGAGATTATGACTGTTGCCGGTTTTTGTCGTCACCCGGGGGAGTGGTGGCATTTCTCCCACGGAGATCAAATGTGGGCCTGGTTGACAAACAAACCGAGTGCTATATATGGTAGAATCGACTAAGGGGATTATGGCTGCTTTTTACCACGTCCTGTATTCGCGTTTCCTTTTCAGGGGGGGTAGGGGGGTGGGGGTGTCTTTGGCGGGTGGGAGATAGCGACGGCGGCGTGGGTTTGATTTTATTATTGTTTTCTGGTTTTCTATCCACCCTAATTGTATCCATCTAATGAAGAGGGATACCACCACTAAAAACATTCCTAATGATAACAGGGTCCAACGTTCCCCAAACCCTCCCAGTGTGGCATCCACCAGCCCCGCAGTAAAAATAAAGGCTGAAATTGGTTCCTGACGGTATAATTTTCTTATTAGTTTTGAGGGCGAGTTTCTCATGTTTTCATCTCTAATTTTATTTTTCACTTCTCCTTCTTCACTTATATTCTACCCTACCCGCTGGATGTTTTGTAGTTTGAGCCTATTTTGAGATTTTCTTAATATTTTCATCCCCTTCATTTTCTCCTGAATTCCTACTAGTAACACTGAGGAGAGTCCGGTATACTTTTCTTCCTTTGTTCAAACTGGCAATTTCTCTTTCTGTCATGATACCAAGAGGGTTTTCCGGCAGCCATATTTGGGGCGACACAGGCTGAAAACGAGGATTTGCTAGGAATAAATCCACCATTTCTTGGGCCACTTCTTCCACATCAGACTGGAGAAATACCTGACCATCATCCCTCAAGAATTCTGCTATAATATCTACCACCTCTGGCTTAACTATTCTCCTTTTATGGTGTTTTTTCTTAAACCATGGATCAGGAAATTGAATCATCACCATTTGAATACTATTAGTAGGGAGAGAAGCTAGAATATCCCGCAAAGAAACGTTTATATTGGCAAACAAATAGTAGAGATTGGTTAGATTCTGGGAAGATTTAAGACGATTGGCCTCCCGCACTAATAACTCTCTAATTTCTATGCCTAAAAAATTTTTGTCGGGAAATTTACTTGCCATTTGCAACAAAAAACGCCCCCTTGCGCAACCTAAATCGAGATAAAATGGCAGAGATGGATTAGAATATATTTGACTCCAGTCTGGCAGGGAAACGGGCTGAAGATACCTACTACTTAAAGGGTTAACATGTTGACGCACTCTTACTCTAGCCAATTAATCTCCCTCCTATTTTCCCACTCACTTTATACTAGTTGATGTTAGTTACTGTTGATGGAATTATGGATGTACGTTTTGCCATTGTTAGCGATTTACACATAGCTTTGCCGGAAACTATTGAAAATGGAGATAAACGCTTTCACCTAACCCAATTCAGTATACCAGCCTTGGAGGTAGTAATACAGCATTTGAACAGTTTAAATATAGACTTCCTTCTATTGCCGGGGGATTTGACTCAGGATGGGGAGAGGGTAAATCATAGGTGGTTAAGCCAGAGACTAAAGAAACTAGCATATCCCGTATATGTCATTCCTGGAAATCACGATTTGCCCAGCAAGGAAGGTAATGAGACGGTGATTGGCTTTTCCGAGTTTGTGGAATATTATAGGGACTTTGGTTACGAAAATGCTACTGCTACTCTTGATTATACTTGTGAGGTGGCGAAGGGGGTATATCTTGTGGGCCTCAATTCCACCCATTTTGACAACAATGGTAACCAATTAGGCCGTTTATTGGAAAGTCAGTTTGTCTGGCTGGAGGAGACTCTTTCTAAACTAAGAGGAAACTTGGTGTTTGTGATGCTCCATCATAATGTGCTGGAACACCTGCCGCAACAGTCTACCCATGTATTAGGCAAGAGATACATGTTGGAAAACGCCCCCCTCCTGTTATGCCTTTTGCGGAAATATGGGGTTAGATTTGTTTTTACCGGACATTTACATATCCAAGACATTGCCGAGGATACTGGAATATATGATATTACCACTGGTTCTCTTATAACCTATCCTCATCCCTATCGTATTCTCCAACTAACAGACGACCGGTTAAAGATTAACTCTTACAAGATAACACACCTGCCGGGGATGGAGAATTTTGCCTCTTATACCCAAAAGTGGATGAGTGAGCGCTCTTTTTCCTTTATTATGACTATACTCACCTCTTCGCCTCTGAATTTGCCTGTGGAAGAGGCAAAGGAGTATGCCCCTATTCTAAAGAATTTCTGGACAGATATCGCCGACGGAGACAAACAGTTTGACTTTCCCCAGTTACCTCCCCATCTTAACCGCTACTTCAAACAATTTGGGGCAATTGACTCCCAGGGGAAACCTCTTTGCTGGGATAATAATACTACTCTTTTTCTCTGAGGAGGGGAGAAAAAATTTTTGTTTTTATTTAATCTTTAGAAAAGGTTATACTTTGGCACACGGCGGAAAAAAAGAGACATCATGGTATTTAGGAAATGGACTAGTTTAATTTATATACTACGAGTTGTTTGTTAATGTTTACCTCTAACCAATCCCTTATTAGCATTGTAGTTTCCCAACCGATATTTGCGAGAATATCTCAGCTGTGGAGGGAATTGGTAAAAGACAATTCTCTGGAGGGAATATACCTCAACAGGGAAACTTCAATTAGAGGTAAAGAGGTTCAAAATACTGGGGCAGAAATATTAGGATTTCAGTTATTTGTATCTGAGGAAATACAGTGCTTTTTGGGGGTAGAAAAAAGAATAAACGAACTCTACTATCAGATAACTATTAGTTTTGAACCGGAGGAAATTTTAGAGTTTTTGAAAACTCAGGGGCTCAACTCTGAAACTTTTGAAAGAATAAATGAGAAAATTTCCCGCCGGAAAAACGATGGAAATACCAAGACACACTTCCTGATTTCTCTTCTTCAAATTCTAGCAGAACCCTGGGCTCAATCTACAGAGCAATCCCTCCCTCAAACCCTAGAAGTCATACTCCGCAACAAGATAGCCCAGGAAAAAATAATCAGACAGGTTACAAAACAGATACAGAACAATTTAGATACCCCTATAGTAGTGAAAATGACTATAGAGCAGATACAATCACTGCTGGGGTTGGATAGGCTGCTAATTTATCAAATAAATGTGCCGGTTAGGGATGAGAAGGGGGGTATTAGGTTTATCGATAAAGTCACCTATGAAGCCAAGGCATCAGAAACTATATCCTCAGTGTTAAACTTCAGTGAAGAAACCTGTTTTCGTTTGGATACCAGTTGTTACAAAAAATACTGCCGCGGCGATATTTTAGCTATAGATGACATTGACAATTACCCCCTGGATCCTTGTCTCAAAAACATGATGGAATCCATGGGGGTAAAATCAAAACTTGTGGTGCCAATTATTGTGAGAAATAGATTATGGGGATTATTAATTGCACACCAGTGTTTCTCCACTAGAAAATGGCGAGAAAGTGACATAAGATTCCTGAACAGTATAGCGGAGTATTTAGGCATTTCTATATATCAATATGAGTCCTACCAGAGTTTGAGGGAACAAAAAAAATTTCTAGAAAAACAGGTGGAAAAGAAGGCTAAACAACTCCAAGATGCTCTGGTTGCTGCTCAAATTGCTCATCGTTCGAAAACAGAATTTTTGGGGAGTTTGAGTCACGAGTTGAGGACTCCTTTAACCTGTATTATTGGCCTTTCCGGCACTTTATTACACTGGTTTCAAAAGGAGAGTGGAGGGAATACTTTATCACCAGAGAAGCAGATTAGATACCTGGAAATAATCCAAGAAAGTGGCAGAAGACTAATGGAGTTGATTAACAACATGCTAGATTTTGCCGACTTAGAGGCTGGAAAATCTCTGCTCTGTATAGAAGAAATTTCCATAGAAAGTATCCTAAGAAACGTATATAATGCTTGTCTAGAAATAGCCAAAAATCAGGGGGTTAGGCTAAAAATAGAATGCCAAATGGAGGAGGGGAAGAGGTTTTATGGAGACGAGGATAGGTTATACCAAATACTGTTTAATCTGGTGGATAACGGCATAAAGTTTACTCCGAGTGGGGGAGAGGTTACAATCAGGGCAATGCGTGGTAAAAATGAAGTGATATTCCAGGTGGAAGACACAGGAATAGGTATTGACGAGAAGAAAATTCCCCTTTTATTTACCGGGTTTCAACAACTAGAAAATTATCGAATTCGTAGCTATCAAGGCACAGGTTTGGGCCTGGCATTAACTAAACATTTAGTAGAATTACATGGAGGGACCATTGAGGTAGAATCTGTAGTAGGGAAAGGCTCAACTTTCACTGTGATTTTACCAGACTGTCCACCAGAAAGCAGTATTAGAAATAGAAATAAATCGGGGAAACCGACAAACAATCAGTGGCAGGGGA
The Geminocystis sp. M7585_C2015_104 genome window above contains:
- a CDS encoding YraN family protein encodes the protein MIKIGRLGEEIVSQWLEGRGCRILYRNWHCIWGEIDLIGWEEFSNTLVFVEVKTRKTRKNCENWNNSGILAVNQQKEKKLRLVADKFLFENPSFAEKNCRFDVVIVEYEPASSSSNWQKEAGVFYYQGCEFKIVDYIANAL
- a CDS encoding DUF3352 domain-containing protein, producing MKSVSSPTKIIVSVVAVVLLVIIGIVSLGFLPVSISSPAEVKKNPEGVAFISKQSPLVVSLLGNPEKGLGSLLAILANNKGQEKIKSALNELRNNFLRQTGVESLGEIKSWLGDEVTFAVTSLDWDNNEDNGIEAGYLLVVKNKSPQLAREFLQNYYSQEAVSEETELAVEDYLGVKIVYKYPTSPHSPTKPVAAAVVADFVVFANHLSVLKEALNNLQAVELSLAQDSDYQKSIASLPAKKIGIVYGNLPSTLAWINKKAKVTDANIHQNLTLSLVANAKGIISHIALSGLSPSVNKSPHFTSLPATLSYIPEDSIALVSGGNLKQLWQDIQDSKHPSAGILKQAIYLLESGIGVNCRQEIFPYINGEYSISLRENRETQSLDWLLVKEKGDILLTSHLDEIARKQQWNISQLPFHDKSITVWTKVTTASGNKNASLTTQVKGIHLETEAYEIITNTVNYLEEIFPQPKESIVDSTAFRENISWLPKENNGYLYLQWQRISPYITSRFPLIGIIELTFKPLFDNLQSITITSEGIKDGIFYSSVFLRFSP
- a CDS encoding NAD(P)H-quinone oxidoreductase subunit O, with amino-acid sequence MAAKIKKGSLVKVIRERYEGSLEAKASDPRFPSYIFESKGEVLDLNDEYALVKFYTPTPSTWFRIDQLEVVD
- a CDS encoding M15 family metallopeptidase, which translates into the protein MKPYQKIIIRECYEPLVAIPATEFVLEVPPAYVKLGADYGSKSPYYLRKGVLERLLQANRHLQEIKPGWRIKVFDAYRPLSVQKFMVEYVFKSLCREKGLNPDSLDEGTRRALYEQVYQIWAVPSDNPLTPPPHSTGAAVDITLVDEKGELVAMGGEIDDLSPVSHPDYYANATEAPATGYHRNRQILWEIMTVAGFCRHPGEWWHFSHGDQMWAWLTNKPSAIYGRID
- the trmB gene encoding tRNA (guanosine(46)-N7)-methyltransferase TrmB: MARVRVRQHVNPLSSRYLQPVSLPDWSQIYSNPSLPFYLDLGCARGRFLLQMASKFPDKNFLGIEIRELLVREANRLKSSQNLTNLYYLFANINVSLRDILASLPTNSIQMVMIQFPDPWFKKKHHKRRIVKPEVVDIIAEFLRDDGQVFLQSDVEEVAQEMVDLFLANPRFQPVSPQIWLPENPLGIMTEREIASLNKGRKVYRTLLSVTSRNSGENEGDENIKKISK
- a CDS encoding metallophosphoesterase, with the protein product MDVRFAIVSDLHIALPETIENGDKRFHLTQFSIPALEVVIQHLNSLNIDFLLLPGDLTQDGERVNHRWLSQRLKKLAYPVYVIPGNHDLPSKEGNETVIGFSEFVEYYRDFGYENATATLDYTCEVAKGVYLVGLNSTHFDNNGNQLGRLLESQFVWLEETLSKLRGNLVFVMLHHNVLEHLPQQSTHVLGKRYMLENAPLLLCLLRKYGVRFVFTGHLHIQDIAEDTGIYDITTGSLITYPHPYRILQLTDDRLKINSYKITHLPGMENFASYTQKWMSERSFSFIMTILTSSPLNLPVEEAKEYAPILKNFWTDIADGDKQFDFPQLPPHLNRYFKQFGAIDSQGKPLCWDNNTTLFL
- a CDS encoding GAF domain-containing protein, with product MFTSNQSLISIVVSQPIFARISQLWRELVKDNSLEGIYLNRETSIRGKEVQNTGAEILGFQLFVSEEIQCFLGVEKRINELYYQITISFEPEEILEFLKTQGLNSETFERINEKISRRKNDGNTKTHFLISLLQILAEPWAQSTEQSLPQTLEVILRNKIAQEKIIRQVTKQIQNNLDTPIVVKMTIEQIQSLLGLDRLLIYQINVPVRDEKGGIRFIDKVTYEAKASETISSVLNFSEETCFRLDTSCYKKYCRGDILAIDDIDNYPLDPCLKNMMESMGVKSKLVVPIIVRNRLWGLLIAHQCFSTRKWRESDIRFLNSIAEYLGISIYQYESYQSLREQKKFLEKQVEKKAKQLQDALVAAQIAHRSKTEFLGSLSHELRTPLTCIIGLSGTLLHWFQKESGGNTLSPEKQIRYLEIIQESGRRLMELINNMLDFADLEAGKSLLCIEEISIESILRNVYNACLEIAKNQGVRLKIECQMEEGKRFYGDEDRLYQILFNLVDNGIKFTPSGGEVTIRAMRGKNEVIFQVEDTGIGIDEKKIPLLFTGFQQLENYRIRSYQGTGLGLALTKHLVELHGGTIEVESVVGKGSTFTVILPDCPPESSIRNRNKSGKPTNNQWQGNRIIAIVCEDEEIGTFLCELLTAAEYQVIWLVDVREAISRLSLLRPRIVIVQQKKEISPTVVREIKSQGGKNLYLMVIREDMTEEEWLEREKQEEKQEKKGENWGVDEYLFLPLLPRVVLRKINSLLNNYCMIEESNW